One Salmo trutta chromosome 12, fSalTru1.1, whole genome shotgun sequence genomic region harbors:
- the LOC115203800 gene encoding interleukin-1 beta codes for MDFDLADALPSSCSSMEFETEYHLPDAKSGPEMERCGLHAGLSLDLEVILQHRGGMRQVAHLVIALHRMKNPFQKSDSTRTPMDMEGTDEQFCSIIMDNLVEECVMVPIQEPMGAVTKKEKGTFEQIGSPEQYSLCDHHQKSLVYCHRTMELKAVTIQGGNNRRARFNLSKYSNASTTTTNQALPVVLGIDKWKLSCSKQTDSATPVLQLECCEDQLTTIRAHEKTVRFLFYKNTTGFSLTTFESAMYPGWFISTSPEPSQPIEMCQKQDARKLINFMVKN; via the exons ATGGACTtcgatttagcagacgctctcccGAG CTCATGTTCAAGTATGGAGTTTGAAACCGAATACCACCTGCCTGATGCGAAG agtggacCAGAGATGGAGCGCTGTGGGCTGCACGCGGGCCTGAGCCTCGACTTGGAGGTTATCCTACAGCATCGGGGAGGCATGAGACAGGTGGCTCACCTGGTGATTGCGCTGCATAGGATGAAAAACCCCTTCCAGAAGTCCGACTCCACACGCACTCCCATGGACATGGAGGGCACCGACGAGCAGTTTTGCAGCATCATCATGGATAACCTGGTGGAAG AGTGTGTGATGGTCCCGATCCAGGAGCCAATGGGAGCGGTGACCAAAAAGGAAAAGGGGACCTTTGAGCAGATTGGCAGCCCCGAGCAGTATAGCCTGTGTGACCATCACCAGAAGAGCCTGGTTTACTGCCACAGAACCATGGAGCTGAAGGCTGTCACAATCCAGGGAGGCAACAACCGGAGAG cgAGGTTCAACCTCTCCAAGTATAGTAAtgccagcaccaccaccaccaatcaggccctgcCAGTTGTCTTAGGGATAGACAAATGGAAACTCTCCTGCTCCAAGCAGACAGACAGCGCAACTCCTGTCCTACAGTTGGAG tgctGTGAGGACCAGTTAACAACCATCAGGGCTCACGAAAAAACAGTTCGCTTCCTCTTCTACAAGAATACCactggcttctccctgaccaccTTCGAGTCGGCCATGTACCCCGGCTGGTTCATCAGCACCTCACCGGAGCCAAGCCAGCCCATAGAGATGTGTCAGAAACAGGATGCCAGAAAGCTCATCAACTTCATGGTCaaaaactaa